The Arachis duranensis cultivar V14167 chromosome 2, aradu.V14167.gnm2.J7QH, whole genome shotgun sequence genome has a window encoding:
- the LOC127744999 gene encoding uncharacterized protein LOC127744999 — MLSINADQIQQQTLPHSPQIIFQTADHNNSTANLDDPVVISLQLGDLLVKKVLLDLGSSADVLFYSTFQKMKLSSNILQPSTGDLVGFLGERVSVMGSVWLQTTLGKFPSSKTSDIQYLVVDCFSPYNLILDQPFLNRFVAIVSTIHLCVKFPLQDNTIVAIHSDAREVRECYNNSLKRPNRNTMFTTSAT, encoded by the coding sequence ATGCTTTCCATCAATGCCGATCAAATTCAACAGCAGACACTACCACACTCCCCGCAGATAATATTTCAGACAGCCGATCATAACAACAGTACAGCAAATCTGGATGACCCGGTCGTAATCTCCCTGCAACTCGGAGATCTCCTAGTAAAAAAGGTGTTGCTGGACCTTGGGAGCAGTGCCGATGTCCTATTTTACTCCACATTCCAAAAGATGAAATTGAGCAGCAACATCCTCCAACCTTCTACTGGAGACCTGGTAGGTTTCTTAGGTGAGCGAGTCTCGGTTATGGGCTCTGTGTGGTTACAAACCACACTCGGTAAGTTTCCCTCGTCAAAAACTTCAGACATTCAATACTTAGTTGTTGATTGCTTCAGTCCTTACAATTTAATACTTGACCAACCTTTCTTAAATAGGTTCGTCGCTATAGTATCTACAATTCATCTTTGTGTTAAGTTCCCTTTGCAGGATAACACAATTGTAGCCATTCACAGTGATGCCCGAGAAGTCAGGGAGTGCTACAACAATAGTCTCAAAAGACCTAACCGAAACACCATGTTCACAACATCGGCAACATGA